A single Alcanivorax borkumensis SK2 DNA region contains:
- the dnaK gene encoding molecular chaperone DnaK, with product MGKIIGIDLGTTNSCVAVLEGDKAKVIENAEGARTTPSIIAYTDDKETLVGQAAKRQAVTNPENTLYAVKRLIGRRFDDKVVQKDIKMVPYKITKADNGDAWVEVKGEKMAPPQISAQVLKKMKKTAEDYLGEAVTEAVITVPAYFNDSQRQATKDAGRIAGLDVKRIINEPTAAALAYGLDKKGGDRTIAVYDLGGGTFDISIIEIAEVDGEHQFEVLATNGDTFLGGEDFDLALINFLADQFKADSGIDLGGDPLAMQRLKEAAEKAKIELSSAEQTEVNLPYITADSTGPKHLVVKVTRAKLESLVGDLVTRSLEPCKTALADAGVKTADITDVILVGGQTRMPMVQKSVTEFFGKEPRKDVNPDEAVAMGAAIQGAVLSGDVTDVLLLDVTPLTLGIETMGGVMTPLIEKNTTIPTNASQVFSTADDNQTAVTVHVLQGERKQASQNKSLGQFNLEDIPPAPRGMPQIEVTFDIDANGILHVGAKDKATGKEQTIQIKASSGLSDEEIDQMVQDAEAHADEDKKFEELVQTRNQADHLVHATRKTLEEAGDKATDEEKEAITKAVDELEEAAKGSDKDDIEAKIKALSEVSAPLAEKMYAEQAQQAQGAAGAEGEQPQAGDDVVDAEFEEVDDDKKK from the coding sequence ATGGGTAAGATTATCGGTATCGACCTAGGTACGACCAATAGCTGCGTGGCCGTGCTGGAAGGTGACAAAGCTAAGGTTATCGAAAACGCAGAGGGCGCTCGCACAACGCCGTCCATTATCGCCTACACCGACGATAAAGAAACTTTGGTTGGCCAGGCTGCCAAGCGTCAGGCGGTGACGAACCCGGAAAACACTCTGTATGCGGTGAAGCGTCTGATCGGCCGTCGTTTTGACGACAAGGTGGTTCAGAAGGACATCAAGATGGTGCCCTACAAGATCACCAAGGCTGACAATGGTGACGCCTGGGTAGAAGTGAAGGGCGAGAAAATGGCGCCGCCGCAGATTTCTGCGCAAGTGCTGAAGAAAATGAAGAAGACCGCGGAAGACTACTTGGGTGAGGCTGTCACTGAGGCCGTTATCACCGTGCCGGCTTACTTCAACGATTCCCAGCGCCAAGCCACCAAAGATGCCGGTCGCATCGCTGGCTTGGATGTGAAGCGTATTATCAACGAGCCCACTGCGGCTGCTCTAGCTTATGGCCTAGATAAGAAAGGTGGTGATCGCACCATCGCTGTGTATGACTTGGGTGGTGGTACTTTCGATATCTCAATTATCGAAATCGCCGAAGTGGATGGCGAGCATCAGTTTGAAGTGTTGGCCACAAATGGTGACACCTTCTTGGGTGGTGAAGATTTCGACTTGGCATTGATCAACTTCTTAGCTGATCAGTTCAAGGCGGATTCCGGGATCGATCTGGGCGGCGACCCGCTGGCTATGCAGCGTCTGAAAGAGGCGGCTGAAAAAGCTAAAATCGAGCTGTCTTCCGCCGAACAGACGGAAGTTAATCTGCCGTACATTACTGCCGACAGCACTGGGCCCAAGCACTTGGTGGTGAAGGTGACGCGCGCCAAGCTGGAGTCTTTGGTGGGTGATCTGGTGACCCGTTCACTTGAGCCGTGTAAAACCGCATTGGCGGATGCTGGGGTGAAAACGGCCGATATCACGGATGTGATTTTGGTGGGTGGTCAGACCCGTATGCCAATGGTGCAGAAGAGCGTTACTGAGTTCTTCGGCAAAGAGCCGCGCAAAGACGTTAACCCGGACGAAGCAGTTGCCATGGGTGCTGCGATTCAGGGTGCGGTACTGAGCGGTGACGTAACCGACGTGCTGTTGCTGGACGTGACTCCGCTGACCTTGGGTATTGAAACCATGGGTGGCGTGATGACTCCGCTGATCGAGAAAAACACCACTATTCCGACCAATGCGTCGCAGGTGTTCTCCACGGCGGATGACAACCAGACGGCCGTGACCGTGCACGTGTTGCAGGGTGAGCGTAAGCAAGCGAGCCAGAACAAGTCGTTGGGCCAGTTCAATCTGGAAGATATCCCGCCGGCGCCGCGCGGTATGCCGCAGATCGAAGTGACCTTCGACATTGATGCCAACGGTATTTTGCACGTGGGTGCGAAAGACAAGGCTACCGGTAAAGAGCAAACCATTCAGATCAAGGCTTCTTCTGGTCTGTCTGATGAAGAAATTGATCAAATGGTGCAGGACGCCGAAGCTCACGCGGACGAAGATAAAAAGTTCGAAGAGCTGGTGCAGACTCGCAACCAGGCGGATCACTTAGTGCATGCTACCCGCAAAACGCTTGAAGAAGCGGGTGACAAGGCCACCGATGAAGAGAAAGAAGCCATCACCAAAGCCGTGGACGAGCTGGAAGAAGCCGCCAAGGGCAGCGACAAGGATGACATCGAAGCCAAAATCAAGGCGCTGTCTGAAGTGTCCGCACCGCTGGCCGAGAAAATGTACGCCGAGCAAGCTCAGCAGGCCCAAGGCGCTGCCGGTGCTGAAGGTGAGCAGCCGCAAGCGGGTGATGACGTAGTCGACGCAGAGTTTGAAGAAGTCGACGACGACAAGAAGAAGTAA
- the dnaJ gene encoding molecular chaperone DnaJ — MSKRDYYEVLGAAKDASAQDLKKAYRRLAMKYHPDRNPDDKEALAKFKEAKEAYEVLADEQKRAAYDQFGHAGVNGQGGGPGAGAGAGGFGDIFGDIFGDIFGGAGGGGGRRGPSRGADLRYTLELSLEQAVRGCDEKIRIPTWDSCDVCHGSGAKEGSQPVTCTTCGGVGQVRMQQGFFTVQQACPTCKGEGKIIKDPCGNCGGQGRVQNTKTLSVKIPAGVDTGDRIRLAGEGEAGVHGAPSGDLYVQVAVREHDIFQRDGDNLYCEVPISFVDATLGGELDVPTLNGKVKLKVPAETQSGKLFRLRGKGVAPVRGGAPGDLLCKVVIETPVKLSSEQKELLRKFQESLESGGNRHNPRKNNWFEGVKRFFDTK; from the coding sequence ATGTCCAAGCGTGATTATTATGAAGTGTTGGGTGCGGCGAAAGATGCCAGTGCCCAAGACCTAAAAAAGGCTTATCGCCGGCTGGCGATGAAATACCATCCGGACCGTAACCCGGATGATAAAGAGGCGTTGGCCAAATTTAAGGAAGCGAAAGAAGCCTACGAAGTCCTCGCCGACGAGCAGAAGCGCGCGGCCTATGACCAGTTCGGCCATGCCGGCGTTAATGGTCAGGGCGGTGGGCCAGGTGCTGGCGCGGGTGCTGGCGGCTTCGGTGATATTTTTGGTGACATCTTCGGCGACATATTTGGTGGCGCTGGCGGCGGCGGCGGACGTCGCGGCCCGTCCCGGGGTGCGGATCTGCGTTATACGTTGGAGCTGAGCCTAGAGCAGGCTGTGCGCGGTTGCGATGAAAAAATTCGCATTCCCACCTGGGATAGTTGTGATGTTTGCCATGGTAGTGGCGCGAAGGAAGGTAGCCAGCCAGTAACGTGCACCACTTGTGGCGGCGTCGGTCAAGTGCGTATGCAGCAGGGCTTCTTCACCGTGCAGCAAGCGTGCCCAACCTGTAAGGGTGAAGGCAAGATTATTAAAGACCCTTGCGGTAACTGTGGGGGGCAAGGCCGTGTACAGAACACCAAGACCCTGTCGGTGAAGATTCCTGCCGGAGTGGATACCGGTGACCGCATTCGTCTTGCTGGTGAAGGCGAGGCGGGCGTGCACGGTGCGCCGTCTGGTGACTTGTACGTTCAGGTGGCTGTACGTGAACACGATATCTTCCAGCGTGACGGCGACAATTTGTATTGTGAAGTGCCGATCAGTTTTGTTGATGCCACTTTGGGTGGTGAGCTGGATGTGCCCACGCTGAATGGCAAGGTTAAGCTGAAAGTCCCGGCGGAAACCCAGAGCGGTAAGCTGTTCCGTTTGCGCGGCAAGGGTGTGGCGCCGGTACGTGGTGGCGCCCCGGGAGATTTGTTGTGCAAGGTGGTGATTGAAACGCCAGTGAAGTTGTCTAGCGAGCAGAAAGAGTTGTTGCGTAAATTCCAGGAATCTCTGGAGAGCGGCGGCAATCGTCACAACCCACGCAAGAATAACTGGTTCGAAGGCGTTAAGCGTTTTTTCGATACCAAGTAA
- the dapB gene encoding 4-hydroxy-tetrahydrodipicolinate reductase translates to MKVGIIGAAGRMGRILIEATLANPDTTLAAAVDVPGSSLIGADAGELVGQGACGVLLVDDLAKVVNEADVFIDFTVPEATVKNLEVCRAAGTRLVIGTTGLDDEQKAAVRAAGDDIAICFAPNYSIGVNLCFKLLETAAQIMGDEVDIEVIEAHHRHKIDAPSGTALRMGEVVAQTLGRDLSECAVYGREGRTGERERHTIGFETIRAGDIVGDHTVMFAAEGERVEITHKASSRMSFGRGAVRAAAWLGRHDKGLFDMQDVLGLAGESAGWGKA, encoded by the coding sequence ATGAAAGTAGGTATTATCGGTGCGGCGGGTCGCATGGGGCGTATTCTGATTGAGGCGACGCTGGCTAACCCGGATACCACGCTGGCGGCGGCGGTGGATGTCCCTGGTTCCAGTTTGATCGGCGCGGATGCCGGTGAGTTGGTGGGGCAAGGAGCCTGTGGTGTGTTGCTGGTGGACGATTTGGCCAAGGTGGTAAATGAGGCAGATGTGTTCATCGACTTCACTGTGCCGGAAGCCACGGTGAAGAATCTTGAGGTGTGCCGCGCGGCGGGCACGCGGTTGGTGATCGGCACTACCGGTTTGGATGATGAGCAGAAAGCGGCCGTGCGTGCCGCCGGTGATGATATCGCTATCTGTTTTGCGCCCAATTACTCCATTGGGGTGAACTTGTGCTTCAAATTGCTGGAAACGGCGGCGCAGATTATGGGCGATGAGGTGGATATCGAAGTGATTGAGGCCCACCATCGGCATAAAATCGATGCGCCGTCTGGTACGGCGTTGCGCATGGGTGAGGTGGTGGCTCAGACCTTGGGGCGCGATCTGAGCGAGTGTGCGGTGTACGGTCGTGAAGGCCGCACCGGCGAGCGCGAGCGCCATACCATTGGTTTTGAGACGATTCGGGCCGGCGATATTGTCGGCGACCACACTGTGATGTTTGCCGCAGAGGGTGAGCGGGTGGAAATTACCCACAAGGCCTCCAGTCGTATGTCGTTCGGTCGCGGTGCTGTGCGTGCGGCTGCTTGGTTGGGCCGTCACGACAAGGGGTTGTTCGACATGCAGGATGTGCTTGGTCTGGCTGGTGAAAGCGCCGGTTGGGGCAAGGCCTGA
- the carA gene encoding glutamine-hydrolyzing carbamoyl-phosphate synthase small subunit, which yields MTVPAILALEDGSIFRGVAIGATGETVGEVVFNTAMTGYQEILTDPSYAKQIVTLTYPHIGNTGVTAEDEESSRIWASGLVIRDLAMTVSNWRSEQSLSDYLRDRNIVAIADIDTRRLTRILRDKGALNGCILAGESVDEAQALAAAKGFPGLKGMDLAKVVSVAEPYSWTESTWDLEQGHTEQGETRFHVVAYDYGVKRNILRMLAERGCKLTVVPAQTPASEVLAMKPDGVFLSNGPGDPEPCDYAISAIQEIVGTGLPVFGICLGHQLLALASGAKSMKMATGHHGANHPVKTLADDTVMITSQNHGFAVDIDTLPANLKVTHVSLFDGTLQGIERTDVPAFSFQGHPEASPGPRDCAPLFDHFIELMEAK from the coding sequence TTGACGGTTCCCGCCATTCTCGCTCTTGAAGACGGAAGCATCTTTCGGGGTGTTGCAATCGGTGCCACGGGTGAAACCGTGGGTGAGGTGGTGTTTAACACCGCCATGACTGGCTATCAGGAGATCCTGACGGATCCTTCCTATGCCAAGCAGATTGTAACCCTTACCTATCCGCATATTGGTAACACTGGCGTCACTGCCGAGGATGAAGAGTCCTCTCGAATCTGGGCCTCCGGCCTGGTGATTCGTGATCTGGCCATGACAGTGAGCAACTGGCGTAGTGAGCAATCTCTTTCGGACTACCTGCGTGATCGCAACATCGTTGCCATCGCCGATATCGACACGCGCCGCTTGACGCGCATTTTGCGTGACAAAGGCGCCCTAAATGGCTGCATTTTGGCCGGCGAAAGTGTGGATGAAGCGCAGGCGCTTGCTGCGGCCAAGGGGTTTCCTGGCCTGAAAGGCATGGACCTGGCCAAGGTGGTGAGTGTTGCCGAGCCTTATAGCTGGACAGAGTCCACCTGGGATCTGGAGCAGGGCCACACCGAGCAGGGTGAGACCCGCTTCCATGTGGTGGCTTATGACTACGGTGTTAAGCGCAACATTCTGCGTATGTTGGCCGAGCGCGGCTGCAAGCTCACCGTGGTGCCGGCGCAAACGCCTGCATCCGAAGTGCTGGCGATGAAGCCGGATGGTGTCTTCCTGTCTAACGGACCCGGTGATCCGGAGCCCTGCGACTACGCGATTTCCGCGATTCAGGAAATTGTTGGCACCGGTTTGCCTGTGTTCGGCATCTGCTTGGGACATCAGTTGCTGGCGCTGGCCAGCGGTGCCAAATCCATGAAAATGGCTACCGGCCATCATGGTGCTAACCACCCGGTAAAAACTCTGGCCGATGACACGGTGATGATTACCAGTCAGAACCATGGTTTTGCGGTGGATATAGATACCTTGCCAGCCAACCTAAAGGTGACCCATGTGTCGCTGTTCGACGGCACCTTGCAAGGTATTGAGCGCACTGATGTGCCCGCCTTCAGTTTCCAGGGGCACCCGGAAGCGAGCCCGGGGCCGCGCGACTGTGCGCCATTGTTCGATCATTTCATCGAGCTGATGGAAGCGAAATAA
- the carB gene encoding carbamoyl-phosphate synthase large subunit yields the protein MPKRSDLKSILIIGAGPIVIGQACEFDYSGAQACKALREEGYRVILVNSNPATIMTDPAMADATYIEPITWQTVAKIIEKERPDALLPTMGGQTALNCALDLDHNGVLKEFGVEMIGATEDAIDKAEDRSRFDKAMKSIGLECPRSAIAHNMEEASAALESLGFPCIIRPSFTMGGSGGGVAYNREEFEEICQRGLDLSPTNELLIDESLLGWKEYEMEVVRDKKDNCIIVCSIENFDPMGVHTGDSITVAPAQTLTDKELQIMRDASLAVLREIGVETGGSNVQFGINPDNGRMVVIEMNPRVSRSSALASKATGFPIAKVAAKLAVGYTLDELQNEITGGKTPASFEPSIDYVVTKIPRFNFEKFAEADAVLTTQMKSVGEVMAIGRNFQESVQKALRGLETESIGFDPHVDPAAPDAREQVAQLLATPGPERIWIVGDAFRVGMTVDDVFNITKIDRWYLVQIEDLIRAEQQLVDSTFSSLTRDSLYALKRKGFSDARLAQLLGVKEADVRGKREELNVLPIYKRVDTCAAEFATDTAYMYSSYDEECEANPSDRDKIMVIGGGPNRIGQGIEFDYCCVHAAFAMKDDGYEAIMVNCNPETVSTDYDTSDRLYFEPITLEDVLAIVAKEKPKGVIVQYGGQTPLKLARALQAAGVPIIGTPPDAIDEAEDRERFQQMVNKLGLKQPPNRTARSMEDGVRLAEEIGYPLVVRPSYVLGGRAMEIVYGEAELRNYMMNAVSVSNDSPVLLDRFLDDAIEVDVDAVCDGTDVVIGGIMQHIEQAGVHSGDSACSLPPYSLDDDVQDVMRQQAADMALELGVVGLMNVQFAVKNGEVYVLEVNPRASRTVPYVSKCIGVSLAKVAARCMAGTSLKEQGFTEEVKPQHYFVKEAVFPFAKFPKVDPILGPEMKSTGEVMGVGETFAEAFGKASLGAGEKLPETGTAFISVREVDKPASVEVARMLIERGFSLVATKGTAKVLGEAGLEVKVVNKVLEGRPHIVDMIKNDQIALIVNTTEGKQATRDSFAIRRSALQHKVFYTTTIAAAHAVCQALGISGEPTVRRLQDLHAEMK from the coding sequence ATGCCAAAAAGAAGTGATTTAAAAAGCATCCTCATTATTGGTGCTGGCCCGATTGTGATCGGCCAGGCCTGTGAGTTTGACTATTCCGGCGCCCAGGCTTGTAAAGCGCTGCGCGAAGAGGGTTACCGGGTGATTCTGGTTAACTCCAACCCTGCGACCATCATGACCGACCCGGCCATGGCGGATGCGACCTATATTGAGCCGATTACCTGGCAGACCGTGGCCAAGATCATTGAAAAAGAGCGCCCGGATGCGCTGCTACCCACCATGGGCGGGCAGACTGCGCTGAACTGTGCCCTGGACTTGGATCATAACGGGGTGCTCAAAGAATTTGGCGTGGAAATGATTGGCGCCACAGAGGATGCCATCGACAAAGCGGAAGATCGCTCCCGTTTTGACAAGGCGATGAAGTCCATAGGGCTAGAGTGTCCGCGCTCTGCCATTGCCCACAACATGGAAGAAGCCAGCGCCGCTCTTGAGTCGTTGGGTTTTCCCTGCATCATCCGACCCAGCTTTACTATGGGGGGGTCCGGTGGGGGCGTCGCCTATAACCGTGAAGAGTTCGAAGAAATCTGCCAGCGTGGCTTGGACCTGTCGCCCACTAATGAGTTGTTGATCGACGAGTCTTTACTGGGTTGGAAAGAATATGAGATGGAAGTTGTCCGCGATAAAAAGGATAACTGCATCATCGTTTGTTCTATCGAAAACTTTGACCCCATGGGGGTGCACACCGGTGACTCTATTACTGTGGCGCCGGCCCAGACGCTCACCGATAAAGAACTGCAGATCATGCGTGATGCCTCCTTGGCAGTGCTGCGTGAAATCGGTGTAGAGACGGGTGGCTCCAACGTCCAGTTCGGCATTAATCCGGACAACGGGCGCATGGTGGTGATTGAAATGAACCCGCGGGTCAGTCGCTCTTCGGCGTTGGCCTCCAAAGCCACCGGTTTTCCGATCGCCAAGGTGGCGGCAAAGCTGGCGGTGGGTTACACCCTGGATGAACTGCAGAACGAAATTACCGGCGGCAAAACCCCTGCCTCGTTCGAGCCGTCCATCGATTATGTGGTAACCAAGATTCCGCGCTTCAACTTCGAGAAGTTCGCTGAAGCTGACGCCGTGCTGACCACCCAGATGAAATCCGTTGGTGAAGTGATGGCCATTGGCCGTAATTTCCAAGAATCTGTGCAGAAGGCGTTGCGTGGTCTGGAAACGGAATCCATCGGCTTTGACCCGCATGTGGACCCGGCCGCGCCGGACGCCCGTGAGCAGGTGGCGCAGTTACTCGCTACGCCGGGCCCTGAGCGTATCTGGATCGTTGGCGATGCCTTCCGGGTCGGCATGACCGTGGATGATGTGTTCAATATCACCAAGATTGATCGTTGGTATTTGGTGCAGATTGAGGACTTGATTCGTGCCGAGCAGCAGCTGGTCGACAGCACCTTTAGCAGCCTGACTCGCGACAGCCTCTATGCGCTCAAGCGCAAAGGCTTCTCCGATGCCCGCCTGGCTCAGTTGCTGGGCGTGAAGGAAGCGGATGTGCGCGGCAAGCGTGAAGAGCTGAATGTGCTGCCGATCTATAAGCGGGTGGATACCTGTGCGGCGGAATTCGCCACCGATACCGCCTACATGTATTCGAGCTACGACGAAGAGTGCGAGGCTAACCCTTCCGACCGTGACAAGATCATGGTCATCGGTGGTGGCCCCAACCGGATTGGTCAGGGTATCGAGTTCGATTATTGCTGTGTGCATGCGGCGTTTGCCATGAAGGACGACGGCTACGAGGCCATCATGGTCAACTGTAACCCAGAGACCGTGTCTACCGATTACGATACCTCCGATCGTCTCTACTTCGAGCCTATTACGTTGGAAGACGTGTTGGCTATCGTGGCAAAAGAAAAACCTAAGGGTGTGATTGTTCAATACGGCGGTCAAACACCGCTGAAGCTGGCTCGTGCCCTGCAGGCGGCCGGTGTGCCGATTATTGGAACGCCGCCGGATGCCATCGATGAAGCGGAAGACCGTGAACGTTTCCAGCAGATGGTTAATAAGCTTGGCCTGAAGCAGCCGCCCAACCGCACCGCTCGTTCCATGGAAGACGGTGTGCGCCTAGCAGAAGAAATCGGTTATCCGTTGGTGGTTCGTCCTTCCTATGTGTTGGGGGGGCGTGCCATGGAAATCGTTTACGGTGAAGCAGAACTGCGTAACTACATGATGAACGCGGTATCGGTTTCCAATGACTCCCCGGTATTGCTGGATCGCTTCCTCGACGACGCCATTGAGGTGGACGTGGATGCAGTGTGTGACGGAACGGATGTGGTTATCGGTGGCATCATGCAGCACATTGAGCAGGCGGGTGTTCACTCCGGTGATTCCGCATGCTCTCTGCCTCCGTATTCGCTGGACGACGATGTTCAGGACGTCATGCGTCAGCAGGCTGCAGATATGGCATTGGAGCTGGGCGTGGTGGGTTTGATGAATGTGCAGTTCGCGGTGAAAAACGGCGAGGTGTATGTGCTGGAAGTGAACCCGCGTGCTTCACGGACGGTGCCGTATGTGTCCAAGTGCATCGGCGTGTCTCTGGCGAAGGTGGCTGCTCGGTGCATGGCAGGCACCAGTCTTAAGGAACAAGGTTTCACCGAAGAGGTCAAACCTCAGCACTATTTCGTGAAAGAGGCGGTGTTCCCGTTCGCCAAGTTCCCGAAGGTTGATCCGATCTTAGGCCCGGAAATGAAATCTACCGGGGAAGTGATGGGCGTTGGCGAGACCTTTGCTGAAGCTTTTGGTAAGGCATCCCTGGGGGCCGGAGAAAAACTGCCGGAAACTGGAACGGCCTTTATTTCTGTGCGCGAAGTCGACAAGCCTGCCTCTGTGGAAGTGGCTCGCATGTTGATTGAACGTGGCTTCAGCCTGGTTGCCACAAAAGGTACCGCCAAGGTGCTGGGTGAGGCGGGCCTTGAAGTGAAGGTTGTGAACAAGGTGCTGGAAGGGCGTCCGCATATTGTGGACATGATCAAGAATGATCAGATTGCTCTGATTGTGAACACCACGGAAGGCAAGCAGGCGACCCGTGATTCTTTTGCGATTCGTCGCTCGGCGCTGCAGCACAAAGTGTTCTATACAACGACCATTGCCGCGGCCCATGCGGTTTGCCAGGCGCTGGGTATTAGTGGTGAGCCTACTGTTCGTCGCTTGCAGGACCTGCACGCAGAAATGAAATAA
- the greA gene encoding transcription elongation factor GreA codes for MQRVPMTAKGAKALREELEKLKKEDRPRISAAIAEAREHGDLKENAEYHAAREQQGFCEGRIADIEGKLSNAQIIDIQDIENTGKVIFGVTVTILDVDTDETKVYQIVGDDEANIKEGKLSVNSPIARGLIGREEGDVVQIDTPGGTREYEVDQVEHI; via the coding sequence ATGCAACGCGTACCGATGACCGCCAAGGGCGCTAAAGCCTTGCGCGAGGAACTGGAAAAACTGAAAAAAGAAGATCGTCCGCGTATTTCTGCTGCGATTGCAGAGGCTCGTGAGCACGGCGACTTGAAAGAGAATGCAGAATATCACGCGGCCCGCGAGCAGCAGGGTTTTTGTGAGGGGCGCATTGCTGATATTGAAGGGAAACTTTCCAATGCGCAGATCATTGATATTCAGGATATTGAGAATACCGGTAAGGTTATTTTTGGTGTTACCGTGACTATCCTTGATGTGGATACTGATGAAACCAAGGTGTATCAGATCGTCGGTGACGACGAAGCTAATATCAAAGAAGGCAAGCTGAGTGTGAACTCACCCATTGCCCGTGGCCTGATTGGCCGTGAGGAAGGGGATGTGGTGCAGATCGATACTCCCGGAGGTACTCGTGAGTATGAAGTTGATCAAGTGGAGCATATCTAG
- a CDS encoding YhbY family RNA-binding protein, with protein MPLSTQDIKRLRRIGHHLKPVLIFGDKGLSDNFVEELNLRLEDHELIKVKVNAETRDERAAIVQALTEKGSAELIQRIGNIALLYRPAQQPNAKLSNILRYQNA; from the coding sequence GTGCCGCTATCTACCCAGGACATCAAACGGTTACGCCGTATTGGTCACCACCTGAAACCCGTTCTCATCTTTGGCGACAAGGGACTCAGCGACAATTTCGTAGAAGAGCTTAATTTGCGCCTTGAGGATCACGAACTTATCAAGGTAAAGGTCAACGCGGAAACCCGCGACGAGCGAGCAGCGATTGTGCAGGCGCTGACTGAAAAAGGCAGCGCCGAGCTAATCCAGCGCATCGGCAACATCGCCCTACTCTACCGCCCAGCCCAACAACCCAACGCGAAACTATCGAATATTTTGCGATACCAGAACGCTTGA
- the rlmE gene encoding 23S rRNA (uridine(2552)-2'-O)-methyltransferase RlmE, producing MAKSSRSKTSKAWLKEHFNDPWVAKAQEQGYRSRASFKLLEMNEKDRLFRPGMAVLDLGAAPGGWSQVAGQLIGGRGTVIASDILAMDALPDVTFIEGDFREEVIYEQILMALGDQRADLVMSDMAPNMSGNSAVDQPRAMYLAELALDMAERVLEPDGVFLVKVFQGEGFEDYRKALQSRFKRVVSRKPAASRARSTEVYQLGFGLK from the coding sequence ATGGCGAAGTCCAGCCGTTCCAAAACCAGCAAAGCTTGGTTAAAAGAGCATTTTAACGATCCGTGGGTAGCTAAGGCCCAGGAGCAGGGTTATCGCTCCAGGGCCAGTTTCAAGCTGCTGGAGATGAATGAAAAGGACCGTTTGTTCAGGCCGGGCATGGCGGTGCTGGATTTGGGGGCGGCCCCCGGGGGCTGGAGCCAGGTGGCGGGTCAGCTGATTGGCGGCAGGGGCACGGTGATAGCCAGTGATATTCTTGCCATGGATGCTTTACCGGATGTGACCTTCATCGAAGGGGATTTTCGTGAGGAGGTGATCTATGAGCAAATCCTTATGGCGCTGGGGGATCAGCGGGCAGACCTTGTAATGTCGGACATGGCCCCCAATATGAGTGGTAATAGCGCGGTGGATCAGCCGCGGGCTATGTATCTGGCAGAGTTGGCGTTGGATATGGCTGAGCGGGTGTTGGAGCCTGATGGTGTGTTTCTGGTCAAGGTGTTCCAGGGCGAGGGGTTTGAAGATTATCGCAAAGCGCTACAAAGCCGCTTCAAACGCGTTGTCAGTCGTAAACCGGCGGCCAGTCGTGCCCGCTCTACTGAAGTTTATCAGCTGGGTTTTGGGCTGAAATAA